The Vibrio aerogenes nucleotide sequence GCAGACGTGAATCGTAATAATACGGGCTGGTTTCAACGATTTGAATCTTGCCTGAGTCAGGATGTTGTGGATTAATCATATAATTAAATTCATCCCGGACAATGACACTCGGCACCTGAAGTAACAGCGCCTGATTCTCCTCCAGAAAGGCTTGCCCAACGGCTCTGGCCGTTCCGTTCTCCGGCATGGCGTCCCAGCCTGCGGGAAGCTGTTGGACTGACCGGCGAAGAACAGAGACATCATCCGGTATCCAGATTGTCATCATCATCAATGAAGGCATATCCGCCATGGATTCATGCACCAGCCGCTCCAGTACACACAGTGATCTTGAAGACGCGGTATAACAGATCAGGCTCCCTTTCTCATGCCACCGCCCGGCACCGTATAGCCCACCCCGCCCGGATAAATCAACATAATCAGTGTGAGATAACCTGAATAACTCCATTACGCCGTCAGACCATATTTGAGCTTATTGATCTCTTCCATCGCCAGATGAATCCCGGTGTAAGTATCACAAACAGAAAGTGGCGAGACATTCCCCAAAGCAACAACAGGCTGATTTAACCAGCGCAGTGTCGCTTTACGTTGTGCAAAATAACCATCCGCGACTCTGACCAACTCTGCCAGCAGCAACGCATGTTCGCTCGCTGCCGGGCTCAGACAGCCGCTCGTCTGTTGTTTGCGTTGCAAACTCCGCAAATTCACCCCGATCAAGCGGGCATATTCTGTTTTCGTCACACCAAGCAGCCGGGTACCATGCTCTAACGCAGACACCGGTAATCCGTTGCGGATCAGCGCAATACTTTTTTCTACGGTCGCCATCTCTGATTGTTCTCCACCTAACATTTGATAAGCACTTGCATACATGTCGAACCTCCGGTTGTTATTTTTCTTACCATAGGCGACAAAATGCAAATTTACAAGCGACAAATGACATCAACATCATCTCACTGAGTTTACTTTACGCAAAAAATGCAGAATAAAAGTATGACTTTTGTATGAGAGATTGTGAGCGGTGTTGCGAATTGGCTTACTTTATACGAAAGCGTGACAAATCCAGGCTTAAAAAGACCCCCCAATCGTGACGTCATACGATTGAGGGGTTCACTTGAATTTAAAGTTCAGATACAAACCTACATCATCATTTCAACCAAGGTTTCTGCGGTCTTTTTCTCCACCTCAGGAATCGCTTCTTGAATTTCTAAATTCATTTTATTCGCGGTGGTCACAATCCGGGTTTCGTAAACGATCCAGTTGTATTTGTCACCACGCTTCACAGAACTTTTTTTCGCCACACCCATCCGGGTATGCCTGTCCCCTGTTGTGCGCAGACTGCCGCTTTTTGACTCATTGACAAACTGGTCGCCTTCCATCGGTCTCTCTCTGAGTTCAACATCCATCACAAAGGTGTAGTACACATCATCCACCAGTGTATCAGCTAAAAATCCGGCAGCAGCACCAAGTAGTCCTGCCGTGACCGTTTGTCTGCCATCTGAACCACTTACAGCAGCGATACCAGCCGCGGCTACACCGCCTTCAACGCCACCTTTATAACCGGATGACAAATATTTATTGGCATCGTCTTCTGTCATTTTATCCGCGGAAATAATTGATGCAGTTACCATCAAGTTGGCTTTTTTAGGATTTCTGGTCACCTGAAAGCCTTCCTGACGAAACAACTGTTCGATCTGTTTTTGCATCTCTTTGCGCATTGAGTTACCACTCAGATCTCTGACTTTTGCGTAAACAATTCGCTCAGAAGGTGCAACCGGCTCTAAAACAACGGCATAAGAGGTTTTAGACTCAACTGTTAAGTCTCTTTTTTTAATCATCGTCTGAGCGGCAGAACACCCAAGTAATATTGTGGATACCACCACAACCAACATGATTTTTATTTTTGTAAAATTCATTTTCATTTCCTTTTTTTATCCATACCCAAATGACAGGACTATCCACAAATAATGATGACGTATTGAACGAGCATCATATTAAATCAATATAAAAGGAACTGACGGAGCGGATAAATAGTAACTTGTTACTATATTCATCCGAATATAAATCAAATGTTTTATAAGGTGATAAAAATAATACAGGGATTAATAAACCTCTGTGTTTTTATTTACATAAAACTCAACTAAACACAGATAGTTTCAAGAGAATAACTTTAGTTCCTAATTGCTGGTCACTCAGGCAGATATTGAACACAGACACGCATGAACCCATCTTTGGGGATCTGCCACGCCCTCCCTGATGCGGAAGGTCTGCTTATCGATATCTGCCTCGTGACAAAAAGTGGCGCATATTATTTAGCGGCGATCAAGAAATCGCTGATGGCAGGCAACGATTTCAGACCGATCTTTAACTTTCAGTTTCTTTTTCACATGGCTCCAGTGTGTATGAGAAGTACTTTTTGCCATATGATATTTCTTCATGAAATCAACGACCCGGCCTCCGGTCGCCAGTATTTCAACCAGCTCTTTCTCTCGCCGGGTCAGTCCAGGGGTTTCCCATATCGGATAGGGCGAAGGTTTCGTCCTGATATTATTGGGCTGAATTGAGATAAACCGGACTGCGGTATCCAGCCCGACAACATCCCGCCCATGCCCCAGCAAGACACAGGTCAACACCAGCTCATCCAATTCAATCTGAACTTCGGGCATTTGATTATTCTCTGCAAATCTATCTGCGACTACGACTATTTTCTGTTTCAACTCCGCCATTTTCTGCTTGTTGGCGACCAATAAAATATTATTTTTAATCATGATTCCATATTTATTCAGGCGAAAGAAAGACGCAGCACTCTGATTCATTGCCAATAGATTTAACTGACGGTCAACCAGCAAAGACGGGCTTTTTTGTTGCTCCAGAAAATAGCGAAAACTCTCCGGAGCATGTGCGAGAGCCCTGAATTGCTGACCCAGTTTCCAATAATCACCCAACAGATCCTGATACTCCTTCAGGAACTCAACACATGCATTTTTCACTTTGCCATTGATATCGCAATAAAATAAAAGATTTATAGATATCCAGCTATCAGGCGCACTGAAGATTTCGACCACAGCAGAATCATTGATTTGAAGCGGCTCGAGCCAATGCCAAAATGCTGTTTGCCGAAGCTCTTCAACCGGCAAATAGGAAGACATCGCATAAGGAATGACAGGATGATATTGACGCTCAATCTCGGTCCAGGGATCCTGTTGATAATAGTGAGTGAGATAATCGTCTATTTCATCCACTGAAAATCCACATAGCATCGGACTTTTTAATTCCGCGTAGAGATCATTGGGGATATATAATTGCGCTGAATATTTGTCTCTCAGCATAATCATCCCTTTCTTTGCACCGGTACAATGAATAATATGCTGTAAAACATCATGCCATAAACTGACATCAGTAATTGTTTTTTTCAGTAACTGCTCAAATTTTAAAGTATGTTTCATCATTCAGGCTCAGGCCGGAATCCATGCCGGCCTGCCATTTTAATTTTCAACGTTTTACAATGAATGCGCCATAATCAAGACTATCCTGACAAGGGAAATAATCTTCAATTTCAAATAAAAGCTCAAAGCCATGTTTTTGATATAACATTAATTCCGGATCAACAGAAAAACCATCTTGTCTTCTTGACCGAATATATTCCGTGATATTTCCTCCGGTTTTGTGCTTCCATGACGCAAACCCCGGAACCCGGCTGCCTAAAACCAGCATATAACACAGACCGGATGCGATAAATTTCTGGTAGACATAGTCAATAATCAGGTCTGAGACACCGTAGCTGTCGCCTGACATACCTATCCCGTAAAGTATATGTCCTTTTTCATCATGTGTATGCGTAATATAGCCGTTATCTGTTTGAATAAACCAACTATCATTACTGGCACGGGTTACCCGCTGCACAGCTGCATACCCGACAATCTGCCCGTCATCGTTTGTAACAACCACACTTCCTTCGGGAAAAATTTGATGTCGTGAGCGGATAATCTCATAACCGGCACCTTCTCTTCCCCACACTTTCTGCTCCAGTTCAACCACACTTTCATAGTCACTTTTTATCATGTCACGTACTTTCATTGTTTTCTCCGTTTATTGTGTTAATGACAAGATTCACTATGATTCAACCGGAAAAGAAAAACAGGATAAACCATTGTTATAAATGGAATTTTATCCTTTTATTATCCTTGTTTTATCCTTTTATACTTCTTTGATTACCTTTGAATTACCCGCGATTTACCCCGACTTTTTGCCTGCCCTGCCGGACAATAATGACAGGTTAAACAAAAAGGAGTTCATCCC carries:
- a CDS encoding antitoxin Xre-like helix-turn-helix domain-containing protein, which translates into the protein MYASAYQMLGGEQSEMATVEKSIALIRNGLPVSALEHGTRLLGVTKTEYARLIGVNLRSLQRKQQTSGCLSPAASEHALLLAELVRVADGYFAQRKATLRWLNQPVVALGNVSPLSVCDTYTGIHLAMEEINKLKYGLTA
- a CDS encoding RES family NAD+ phosphorylase, giving the protein MELFRLSHTDYVDLSGRGGLYGAGRWHEKGSLICYTASSRSLCVLERLVHESMADMPSLMMMTIWIPDDVSVLRRSVQQLPAGWDAMPENGTARAVGQAFLEENQALLLQVPSVIVRDEFNYMINPQHPDSGKIQIVETSPYYYDSRLQTMMR
- a CDS encoding helix-turn-helix transcriptional regulator; protein product: MMKHTLKFEQLLKKTITDVSLWHDVLQHIIHCTGAKKGMIMLRDKYSAQLYIPNDLYAELKSPMLCGFSVDEIDDYLTHYYQQDPWTEIERQYHPVIPYAMSSYLPVEELRQTAFWHWLEPLQINDSAVVEIFSAPDSWISINLLFYCDINGKVKNACVEFLKEYQDLLGDYWKLGQQFRALAHAPESFRYFLEQQKSPSLLVDRQLNLLAMNQSAASFFRLNKYGIMIKNNILLVANKQKMAELKQKIVVVADRFAENNQMPEVQIELDELVLTCVLLGHGRDVVGLDTAVRFISIQPNNIRTKPSPYPIWETPGLTRREKELVEILATGGRVVDFMKKYHMAKSTSHTHWSHVKKKLKVKDRSEIVACHQRFLDRR
- a CDS encoding complement resistance protein TraT, which translates into the protein MNFTKIKIMLVVVVSTILLGCSAAQTMIKKRDLTVESKTSYAVVLEPVAPSERIVYAKVRDLSGNSMRKEMQKQIEQLFRQEGFQVTRNPKKANLMVTASIISADKMTEDDANKYLSSGYKGGVEGGVAAAGIAAVSGSDGRQTVTAGLLGAAAGFLADTLVDDVYYTFVMDVELRERPMEGDQFVNESKSGSLRTTGDRHTRMGVAKKSSVKRGDKYNWIVYETRIVTTANKMNLEIQEAIPEVEKKTAETLVEMMM